The Chryseobacterium sp. G0186 genome includes the window CTGTGGACTTGCCGTAAGCTTTGTCTTATCAAAATTGGCAATTTTCCCCTTAAAGGTGGTTTTAGGATATTTTGCTGTTTCGGCATAGCTTTCGTTAAAATGCTCTTCCATTAATTTTGTTTTAAAATGAAAGTTTTTAACGGATGAAACGGATGCCATTTCTCCATTATCGGCATTAATAACAACTAAGTTATTATCATCCTGAGCATAGATATCTTCAAATAAAGGCACTGAAGCTTCAAAGACGACTTTACCTGTTTTTGAACTGTATTTCTGAGCTGAAGCATATCCTGCAAAAAATAGGGATACACCAATTAATATTAATTTTTTCATATCAAATATTTTTAGTTTTCATTTAATCCATCAGCTTTCCATTTAATGAAAGTATTAATTTGTGCTGTGGATAGAGATCCTCCCTTAGGCATTTTCCCAGGATCCCCATTGGGTCTTTGAATACGGTCCAGGATTCCGGTTATATTATTTTTTACCTGATCATAGGTTGTCAGAGGTACAATAAAACCTCCGGCAGAATGGCATCCGACACAGTTATTTTCTATAATCGGTTTCACATCATTGGTGTATGTTACAGGCAATATAATAGGGGTATTATCTGAGATTTCTTCATAGGTTCTGCTTTCACAGGCATTAGATACAATTGCTGATGCTAGTATCAATAGGTATGTTAACTTTTTCATATCAAAAAACTCTGTAAAGGTTAAACCCAAAGAAAACATGTCCCTTCCCCCAATTTCCTGATGCATTGGTAAGATATCCGATGTCTGAATTAATCTGGGAGTTCGTGAATAAAAGCTGAAAGATATGCCCCCCGGTTTCTATATCTACTCCTAAAGACAATGGATTTTTATAAAAACTATGGTTATCGAAATTCACGAAATATTCTGCATTCACAGAGACTCTTTTTGAAATTTTATAACGACCTCCCAACCCTGCTAGAAATTGGTTTTTATCTTCAATTGTTGGTTCATACAGATTTTTATGAACAAAAGAAGGAGTAAGCTGTAATGACAATTTATCACTGAATCTTCTTGAGATCAACGCCTGTGTCAGATAAGACAGTCGGTCATTAAATTTAAGATGGGGATAGTTGTCTTTATCCAGATTGGTATTTACTCCCATCACATGGTACCCAACGACATCCACAGGAAAGTTATCGTTTTGCTTTACAAGTCTGTATTTAAAAGCTCCCTCGAAAGTTTTCTGATTAGTCTCTCTGGACAAACTCACGGACATGGCATCGGTAATACCATAAATAACCCCTAATTTTGTAGAGGCATTATCTAAACCGAAGAAGTCTTTAAAACCTGTACTTATATCTCCGAATCTATGAGCGATAATAACATACCATTCATTCTTTGCTGCGAGTTTTGTAGATTGTCCTGTTACAATCTGTAATGCCTTAAAGGCGGGTAATGAAGTTTCCGGATTGGTTTTAATAGTGTCAATATCTTTAAGCAGATCTTCCTGTGCAAAGGTAAAACTGGAAAAAAGCATCGACAAAAAGAAGAAAGTTTTTGTCATATTACAATTTGAATTAAATTATCATACGACAAACTTATAGAGTTATTAATTCAAAAGCATGTGATAAAAGTCACCATAAAATCCATTTTATTGATCATTAAACAAAAATCTACAGAGCTGTATTTATCAGATCAATCTAACGTTTTTATTTACAGCCAGTTTTATTCCTTCTTTAGTCTGTGAAATTTCTCCGTCACTTTCTATTTTTTTCAAAACCCTGCTTATTACCTCTCTGGAAGTTCCGAGATTGTTTGCTATTTCCCGATGGGTTATTTTCAAAGGTTCATTTCCGGTAATTGAGATTTGTTGCTTGATATAATTAAGAACCCTTTTATCCAGTCTATGAAAAACGGCATCGTTTACCATGTTCATTACTTCTGAGAATCTCCTGTCATATTCATGATAAAATAACTTATTAATGCCCGGAAATTTAATGAGCCAATCGTGTATTACTGAAACAGGAATCAACAGCGCTTGGGAATCTTCTTCAGCAACCGCATATACCCTGCTTACATAATCTGTAAAAATAGAGGAAAAGGTCATAAGACAGCTGTCATTTTCTTTGATATAATAATAGATAAGTTCTCTTCCGTCGTTAAGGGTAAAAACTTTTATCGATCCTTTTATCAGAAAGGGCACATATTTATTTTTCTGACCTTCTCTTACAATTTCTGTCTTTGCTTTTATGTCTGTCATCACCGCATGCTGCTGAAATGCTTTCAAAAAATCACTTCCTAAAAAACCAAATTTATTAACAATAAACGGGCTATTAATCATACTCATATTTCTTGTTTTTTCTAAGAACAAATATATAAAATTGAAATATTGATATGATATATTTTGCTTTTATTAAATATTATTAACAATACAGTAAATAATATTTTTATTAATTAATAAAGTATCAATCAAAAAAAACGCCCCGGTTAAAACCGGGACGTTCCTATTTATTGTAAGAGAAATCTTAAGCTTGTACGTTGTTCCCTCCTAATACGAAAGGCTCAACTTCCTTAATTTCTCCGAACTGCTGCTCGTAGTTAGCGATGTTCTGCTGAAGAGCGTTTAATACTCTTTTAGCGTGAAGTGGAGCAAGAATTACTCTTGATCTTACTTTAGCTTGCTGAACACCTGGCATCAACTGAATAAAGTCTACTACAAATTCAGATGGAGAGTGGTTTACTAAAGCTAAGTTAGCATAGATACCAGCAGCTACTATTTCGTTTAATTCGATGTTGATGTTTCCGTCTTGTGGATTTTGATTGTTGTCCATTGTTATAAATTATGTTTTTAAAATTCGAAATTTGAGATTGTGAAAATATAAAAATAATTTCAAATCCCAAATTTCAAATCATTAATTTTAGTTAAGGTCTTCGAATTCTTTCTTAGAACCTACGATAACATTCTGATACTCTTTAAGACCTGTACCTGCAGGGATTCTGTGTCCTACAATTACATTTTCCTTCAGACCTCCAAGGTTATCCACTTTACCAGCAACTGCTGCCTCGTTAAGAACCTTAGTTGTTTCCTGGAATGAAGCTGCAGACATAAATGACTTAGTCTGAAGAGCAGCTCTTGTAATACCTTGTAATACAGGAGTTGCTGTAGCAGGAAGAGCTTCTCTTACTTCTACCAAGCTTTGGTCTTCACGTCTCAGTTTAGAGTTTTCATCTCTTAATTCTCTTGCAGTAATCATCTGACCTGGGCTGAATTCTTTAGAATCACCAGCATCTACTACTACTTTAAGACCGAATACTCTGTTGTTTTCTTCCAAGAAGTCATACTTATGTTCAAGAGCTCCCTCAAGGAATTGAGTATCACCTCCATCAACGATAGATACCTTTGTCATCATCTGTCTTACGATGATTTCGAAGTGCTTGTCGTCGATTTTTACCCCTTGTAGACGGTAAACTTCCTGAATCTCGTTTACCAAGTATTCCTGAACAGCTGTTGGCCCTTTAATTCTTAGGATATCGTCAGGAGTGATTGAACCGTCAGAAAGTGGCGAACCAGCTCTTACGAAGTCATTCTCCTGTACCAAGATCTGGTTAGAAAGTTTCACTAGGTAAATCTTTCTTTCTCCAGTTTTAGCTTCAACGATAAGTTCACGGTTACCTCTCTTAATTTTTCCGTAAGAAACTACCCCGTCGATTTCAGTAACAACCGCTGGGTTTGAAGGGTTTCTTGCTTCGAATAATTCGGTAACTCTCGGAAGACCTCCGGTGATATCCCCCGCTTTCGCAGATTTTCTTGGGATCTTGATTAGGACTTTACCAGCCTTAATTTTTTCACCATCGTTTACCATTAAGTGGGCTCCTACCGGTAAGTTGTAAGCTTTTTGCTCAACTCCTTTGGAATCTACCACCTTCAAGGTAGGTACGGCTTTCTTATTTCTAGATTCAGAGATTACTTTCTCTTCAAATCCTGTTTGTTCGTCAATCTCAAGTTGGAATGAAATACCTTGGATAATATCCTCATATTCTACCTTACCTGAAGTTTCAGCAATAATTACCGCGTTATATGGATCCCATCTACAGATAGTATCTCCTTTTTTCACTTTATCACCTGGTTTTACAGATAATATTGATCCATAAGGTACGTTAGCTACCATTAATGGAGTTCTAGACTCATTATCAGCAACTAATCTAAATTCTGTTGAACGAGAAACTACAACCTCAGCAGTATTACCGTTTTCATCTTCAGAAGTAATTGTTCTTACTTCATCCATTTCAACGATACCATCTCTTCTTGCAACGATAGATGGATTTTCTGATACGTTTCCTGCAGTACCCCCTTGGTGGAAAGTTCTCAACGTAAGCTGAGTACCTGGTTCCCCAATTGACTGTGCTGCAATTACACCTACCGCTTCACCCATGTGAATTACTTTACCTGTTGCTAAGTTTCTACCGTAACATTTCGCACAGATACCTTTCTTAGCTTCACAAGTAAGTGGAGAACGAACTTCAACAGCTTCTAAACCTGCTTGCTCAATTCTCTTAGCTAATTCTTCGATGATAACCTGATCTGCACTTGCAATAAGCTCGTCAGTTTCAGGATCATAGATATTATGAAGAGATACTCTACCTAAGATTCTTTCAGAGATTTTTTCAACGATCTCATCATTTTTCTTAAGTGCAGTAACTTCTGTACCTCTAAGTGTTCCACAGTCGTCTTCTGTAACGATAACATCCTGTGCAACGTCTACCAATCTTCTCGTTAGGTAACCAGCATCGGCAGTCTTAAGTGCGGTATCCGCAAGACCCTTACGAGCACCGTGGGTAGAGATAAAGTACTCTAGAATCGAAAGACCTTCCTTAAAGTTTGCAAGGATCGGGTTTTCGATGATCTCCGCTCCGGTAGAACCGGCTTTTTGCGGTTTTGCCATCAAACCTCTCATCCCTGATAACTGACGGATCTGTTCTTTAGAACCCCTCGCTCCAGAGTCAAGCATCATGTATACAGAGTTAAATCCACCTTGGTCAACTTTCATTCTGCTCATGATCATTTCAGTTAATCCAGCGTTGGTGTTTGTCCAAACGTCGATTACCTGGTTATAACGTTCTGTATCTGTAATTAGACCCATGTTATAGTTAGCTCTAATTTCGTCTACAGTTTCAATTGAAGTAGCAATCATTTGCTTTTTCTCAACAGGAACTACAATGTCACCAAGTGAGAACGAAAGACCTCCTTTAAATGCGTTTGAATACCCTAGGTCCTTCATTGCATCAAGGAACTTCACAGTTGTAGGGAAATCTGTATCAGCAAGGATCTTACCGATAACATTTCTCAATGATTTCTTCGTAAGAAGTTCATTGATATATCCTGACTGCTTAGGTACAATCTGGTTGAATAAGATTCTACCAACAGAAGTTTCGATCAATCTTGTTACGATTTCTCCGTCTTCTTTAATAGGGAGTCTACATCTTACCTTAGCATTTAATGAAACTCTTCCTTCTGCGTAAGCGATTTCCGCTTCTTCAGGAGAATAGAATGCAAGACCTTCTCCTTTCACTTTCATATCTTCTGTAGAGCTCAATTCTTTAGTCATGAAATAAAGACCAAGAACCATGTCCTGAGATGGTACTGTAATTGGAGAACCGTTTGCAGGGTTCAAGATATTCTGAGAACCTAACATCAATAACTGAGCTTCAAGGATCGCTTCTGGTCCTAACGGTAAGTGTACCGCCATCTGGTCACCATCGAAATCGGCGTTGAATGCAGTTGTTACTAACGGGTGTAGTTGGATTGCCTTACCTTCGATCATCTTAGGTTGGAAAGCCTGAATACCTAGTCTGTGAAGGGTAGGTGCTCTGTTCAATAGAACAGGGTGACCTTTCATCACGTTTTCCAGAATATCATAAACTACAGGTTCTTTTCTGTCGATAATTCTCTTTGCAGATTTTACTGTTTTTACAATTCCTCTTTCAATTAGTTTTCTAATGATGAACGGTTTGTAAAGTTCAGCTGCCATATCTTTAGGAATACCACATTCGTGAAGCTGCAAGTTTGGACCTACAACAATTACCGAACGCGCAGAATAATCTACCCTTTTCCCTAGTAAGTTCTGACGGAAACGACCCTGCTTACCTTTCAATGAATCTGAAAGTGATTTCAATGGTCTGTTTGATTCAGATTTTACTGCAGAAGATTTTCTTGTATTATCAAATAGTGAATCTACTGATTCCTGAAGCATACGCTTCTCGTTTCTCAAGATTACTTCAGGAGCTTTAATCTCCAATAATCTCTTCAAACGGTTATTTCTGATAATTACTCTTCTATAAAGATCATTCAAGTCAGAAGTAGCGAAACGTCCTCCATCCAATGGAACTAATGGTCTTAGTTCTGGTGGTATAACAGGAAGTACACGCATAATCATCCACTCTGGTCTGTTGATCATTCTTGTATTAGCACCTCTTAATGCTTCTACAACGTTCAATCTTTTAAGAGCTTCAGTTCTTCTTTGCTTAGAACCTTCATTGTGAGCTTTGTGTCTTAAGTCGAAAGACAATGCATCAAGATCAATTCTTTTTAATAGATCCTCTACGGCCTCAGCACCCATTCTGGCGATGAATTTGTTTGGATCAGAATCATCAAGATACTGGTTTTCTACAGGAAGAGTTTCCATGATGTCAAGGTACTCTTCTTCTGTAAGGAATTCCATGTTCTCGAAATCAGAACCGTCTAATTTCTTAGCAATACCTTGTTGAATCACTACATATCTTTCGTAGTAGATGATCATATCTAATTTCTTAGAAGGTATTCCAAGAAGGTATCCGATTTTGTTTGGTAATGAACGGAAATACCAGATGTGTGCAATTGGAACTACAAGATTGATGTGCCCGATTCTCTCTCTTCTTACTTTTTTCTCAGTAACTTCTACTCCACAACGGTCACAAACGATTCCTTTGTAACGAATTCTCTTGTATTTACCACAAGCACATTCGTAATCCTTTACAGGACCAAAGATTTTCTCACAGAATAGCCCGTCTCTTTCAGGCTTGTGAGTTCTGTAGTTAATAGTTTCCGGTTTTAAAACCTCTCCTCTTGAGTCCTGTAAAATAGACTCTGGTGAAGCTAAACCGATGGTTATTTTATTAAATCTACTTGATTTATTTTTATTTGACATTTTTTAGATTTTAGATTTTGGATTAAAAATTTTGGATTATAAAATTCTGAATGGATTCAAAATTTAATAGACAAAATTTAAAATTATTCCTCAAGTCTTACGTCAAGTCCAAGTCCTTGTAATTCATGAAGTAATACATTGAATGATTCCGGAATACCTGGTTCAGGCATAGATTCACCTTTTGCAATTGCTTCATAAGTTTTTGCTCTACCAATCACGTCATCCGACTTCACAGTCAGGATTTCTCTCAGGATATTGGATGCACCGAATGCTTCAAGTGCCCAAACCTCCATCTCTCCGAATCTCTGACCCCCGAACTGAGCTTTACCTCCTAACGGCTGCTGAGTAATCAATGAGTAAGGTCCAATAGAACGTGCGTGCATCTTATCATCAACCATGTGTCCTAGTTTCAACATGTAAATGATACCTACTGTCGCAGCCTGAGTAAATCTTTCTCCGGTACCACCATCATAAAGGTGAGTGTGACCGAATTTAGGAAGACCTGCTTTCTCTGTATATTCAGTAATCTGATCCAGAGTAGCCCCGTCAAAGATTGGTGTAGCGAACTTCATTCCCAGTTTCTGACCAGCCCATCCAAGAACGGTTTCATAGATCTGACCGATGTTCATACGAGAAGGTACCCCTAGTGGATTCAATACGATATCTACCGGTGTTCCATCTTCTAAGAACGGCATGTCTTCTTCACGAACGATTCTTGAAACGATACCTTTGTTACCGTGACGTCCCGCCATCTTATCTCCTACATTCAGTTTACGTTTCTTAGCGATGTAAACCTTAGCCAATTTCATGATACCTGCCGGAAGCTCATCTCCGATTGAAATTGCAAATTTCTCACGGTTTTTAACTCCTTGGATGTCGTTATATTTGATTTTGTAATTGTGAATTAATTGTTTAATCAATTCATTTTTGTCAGCGTCAACTGTCCAGTCTGCACCACTAACGTTTACATAATCTTCAACTGAAGTTAATAACTTGTGAGTAAATTTCACACCTTTACCGATGATTTCTTCGTCAAGGTCATTTTGTACCCCTTGAGAAGTTTTACCGCTTACCAGTGTGTTTAATTTTTCAATTAAAGTATTTCTCAACTCGTCAAATTTAGCCTTGTAAGTGTTTTCAATTTCTTCAAGTCTAAGTTTTTCTTCAGTTCTTTTCTTTTTGTCTTTAATGTTTCTAGAGAACAATTTCTTGTTGATAACAACTCCTCTTAATGAAGAGTCAGCTTTTAATGATGCATCTTTTACATCACCAGCTTTATCACCAAAGATTGCTCTAAGAAGTTTTTCTTCAGGAGTCGGATCAGATTCACCTTTTGGAGTAATTTTACCAATCATGATATCTCCAGGCTTCACTTCAGCACCGATTCTGATCATACCGTTCTCGTCAAGATCTTTAGTAGCTTCTTCAGATACGTTTGGAATATCTGCTGTAAGCTCTTCCATACCTAACTTGGTATCACGAACTTCAAGAGAATACTCATCTACGTGGATTGAAGTAAACCAGTCTTCACGTACAACTTTTTCGTTGATTACGATTGCATCCTCGAAGTTGTACCCTTTCCAAGGCATGAACGCTACCACTAAGTTTCTACCAAGAGCCAATTCTCCTTTTTCAGTAGCATAACCGTCGCAAAGTACCTGTCCTTTTTCCACTACATCACCTACTCTTACGTTTGGTCTTAGGGTAATTGTTGTACTCTGGTTAGTTTTTCTGAACTTAGTAAGTTTGTATGTTTTAGTAGCAGACTCGAATTGTACTAAATCTTCGTCTTCGCTTCTTTCATATTTAATAACGATTCTGTCAGCATCTACGTACTCTACAGTACCTGTACCTTCAGCGTTAATTAAGATTCTTGAATCTCTTGCAACCTGCTGCTCAAGCCCTGTACCAACGATTGGAGCCTGTGGCTTCAATAGAGGAACGGCCTGACGCATCATGTTAGATCCCATCAATGCACGGTTCGCATCATCATGCTCCAGGAAAGGAATCAATGAAGCGG containing:
- a CDS encoding YceI family protein; this encodes MKKLILIGVSLFFAGYASAQKYSSKTGKVVFEASVPLFEDIYAQDDNNLVVINADNGEMASVSSVKNFHFKTKLMEEHFNESYAETAKYPKTTFKGKIANFDKTKLTASPQKYTVQGTLNFHGVDKAVASTATIYSKDGKIYVQGSFTVKPADYKVTIPKMVTKKIAETVNVEYNYALVKQ
- a CDS encoding c-type cytochrome, which codes for MKKLTYLLILASAIVSNACESRTYEEISDNTPIILPVTYTNDVKPIIENNCVGCHSAGGFIVPLTTYDQVKNNITGILDRIQRPNGDPGKMPKGGSLSTAQINTFIKWKADGLNEN
- a CDS encoding DUF5777 family beta-barrel protein, whose product is MTKTFFFLSMLFSSFTFAQEDLLKDIDTIKTNPETSLPAFKALQIVTGQSTKLAAKNEWYVIIAHRFGDISTGFKDFFGLDNASTKLGVIYGITDAMSVSLSRETNQKTFEGAFKYRLVKQNDNFPVDVVGYHVMGVNTNLDKDNYPHLKFNDRLSYLTQALISRRFSDKLSLQLTPSFVHKNLYEPTIEDKNQFLAGLGGRYKISKRVSVNAEYFVNFDNHSFYKNPLSLGVDIETGGHIFQLLFTNSQINSDIGYLTNASGNWGKGHVFFGFNLYRVF
- a CDS encoding Crp/Fnr family transcriptional regulator, which translates into the protein MSMINSPFIVNKFGFLGSDFLKAFQQHAVMTDIKAKTEIVREGQKNKYVPFLIKGSIKVFTLNDGRELIYYYIKENDSCLMTFSSIFTDYVSRVYAVAEEDSQALLIPVSVIHDWLIKFPGINKLFYHEYDRRFSEVMNMVNDAVFHRLDKRVLNYIKQQISITGNEPLKITHREIANNLGTSREVISRVLKKIESDGEISQTKEGIKLAVNKNVRLI
- a CDS encoding DUF3467 domain-containing protein encodes the protein MDNNQNPQDGNINIELNEIVAAGIYANLALVNHSPSEFVVDFIQLMPGVQQAKVRSRVILAPLHAKRVLNALQQNIANYEQQFGEIKEVEPFVLGGNNVQA
- the rpoC gene encoding DNA-directed RNA polymerase subunit beta', translated to MSNKNKSSRFNKITIGLASPESILQDSRGEVLKPETINYRTHKPERDGLFCEKIFGPVKDYECACGKYKRIRYKGIVCDRCGVEVTEKKVRRERIGHINLVVPIAHIWYFRSLPNKIGYLLGIPSKKLDMIIYYERYVVIQQGIAKKLDGSDFENMEFLTEEEYLDIMETLPVENQYLDDSDPNKFIARMGAEAVEDLLKRIDLDALSFDLRHKAHNEGSKQRRTEALKRLNVVEALRGANTRMINRPEWMIMRVLPVIPPELRPLVPLDGGRFATSDLNDLYRRVIIRNNRLKRLLEIKAPEVILRNEKRMLQESVDSLFDNTRKSSAVKSESNRPLKSLSDSLKGKQGRFRQNLLGKRVDYSARSVIVVGPNLQLHECGIPKDMAAELYKPFIIRKLIERGIVKTVKSAKRIIDRKEPVVYDILENVMKGHPVLLNRAPTLHRLGIQAFQPKMIEGKAIQLHPLVTTAFNADFDGDQMAVHLPLGPEAILEAQLLMLGSQNILNPANGSPITVPSQDMVLGLYFMTKELSSTEDMKVKGEGLAFYSPEEAEIAYAEGRVSLNAKVRCRLPIKEDGEIVTRLIETSVGRILFNQIVPKQSGYINELLTKKSLRNVIGKILADTDFPTTVKFLDAMKDLGYSNAFKGGLSFSLGDIVVPVEKKQMIATSIETVDEIRANYNMGLITDTERYNQVIDVWTNTNAGLTEMIMSRMKVDQGGFNSVYMMLDSGARGSKEQIRQLSGMRGLMAKPQKAGSTGAEIIENPILANFKEGLSILEYFISTHGARKGLADTALKTADAGYLTRRLVDVAQDVIVTEDDCGTLRGTEVTALKKNDEIVEKISERILGRVSLHNIYDPETDELIASADQVIIEELAKRIEQAGLEAVEVRSPLTCEAKKGICAKCYGRNLATGKVIHMGEAVGVIAAQSIGEPGTQLTLRTFHQGGTAGNVSENPSIVARRDGIVEMDEVRTITSEDENGNTAEVVVSRSTEFRLVADNESRTPLMVANVPYGSILSVKPGDKVKKGDTICRWDPYNAVIIAETSGKVEYEDIIQGISFQLEIDEQTGFEEKVISESRNKKAVPTLKVVDSKGVEQKAYNLPVGAHLMVNDGEKIKAGKVLIKIPRKSAKAGDITGGLPRVTELFEARNPSNPAVVTEIDGVVSYGKIKRGNRELIVEAKTGERKIYLVKLSNQILVQENDFVRAGSPLSDGSITPDDILRIKGPTAVQEYLVNEIQEVYRLQGVKIDDKHFEIIVRQMMTKVSIVDGGDTQFLEGALEHKYDFLEENNRVFGLKVVVDAGDSKEFSPGQMITARELRDENSKLRREDQSLVEVREALPATATPVLQGITRAALQTKSFMSAASFQETTKVLNEAAVAGKVDNLGGLKENVIVGHRIPAGTGLKEYQNVIVGSKKEFEDLN
- the rpoB gene encoding DNA-directed RNA polymerase subunit beta — protein: MSKTKSTTQGNPRINFSSAKGKIITPDFLDIQIESFREFFQLDTLPEARKTEALYKTFQENFPITDSRNQFVLEFLDYLVDSPRYSIDECVERGLTYSVPLKARLKLYCTDPEHEDFQTVVQDVYLGPVPYMTPSGSFIINGAERVIVTQLHRSPGVFFGQTYHANGTKLYYSRIIPFKGSWMEFTTDINSVMYAYIDRKKKLPLTTLLRAIGYESDKDILQIFDLAEEVKVSKAALKKVEGRTLAARVLNTWFEDFVDEDTGEVVSIERNEIILDRETILEKEHLDLILDAGVKSILIHKENANEFSIIQNTLQKDPTNSEKEAVEYIYRQLRNADPPDEETARGIIEKLFFSEQRYSLGEVGRYRLNKKLGLNIPTTTEVLTKEDIIAIVRHLIELVNSKAEVDDIDHLSNRRIKTVGEQLAGQFGVGLSRIARTIKERMNVRDNEIFTPLDLVNAKTLTSVINSFFGTNQLSQFMDQTNPLSEITHKRRLSALGPGGLSRERAGFEVRDVHHTHYGRICPIETPEGPNIGLISSLGIYAKINRLGFIETPYRKVEDSKINLNADPIYLNAEDEEDKVIAQANVELSDNGDFLTDRIIARLDGDYPVVEPAQVNLIDVAPNQISGISASLIPFLEHDDANRALMGSNMMRQAVPLLKPQAPIVGTGLEQQVARDSRILINAEGTGTVEYVDADRIVIKYERSEDEDLVQFESATKTYKLTKFRKTNQSTTITLRPNVRVGDVVEKGQVLCDGYATEKGELALGRNLVVAFMPWKGYNFEDAIVINEKVVREDWFTSIHVDEYSLEVRDTKLGMEELTADIPNVSEEATKDLDENGMIRIGAEVKPGDIMIGKITPKGESDPTPEEKLLRAIFGDKAGDVKDASLKADSSLRGVVINKKLFSRNIKDKKKRTEEKLRLEEIENTYKAKFDELRNTLIEKLNTLVSGKTSQGVQNDLDEEIIGKGVKFTHKLLTSVEDYVNVSGADWTVDADKNELIKQLIHNYKIKYNDIQGVKNREKFAISIGDELPAGIMKLAKVYIAKKRKLNVGDKMAGRHGNKGIVSRIVREEDMPFLEDGTPVDIVLNPLGVPSRMNIGQIYETVLGWAGQKLGMKFATPIFDGATLDQITEYTEKAGLPKFGHTHLYDGGTGERFTQAATVGIIYMLKLGHMVDDKMHARSIGPYSLITQQPLGGKAQFGGQRFGEMEVWALEAFGASNILREILTVKSDDVIGRAKTYEAIAKGESMPEPGIPESFNVLLHELQGLGLDVRLEE